AGACCTACAATGATTGAAGTAATCAACGCGTTTTGGAGGAATTGGTATCGAACTAAGCCATCAATAAAATTTGCAATCATGCATCAGCAACTCCTTTAATAATAATGTCGCCCATTGTTTCACCATAAGCTAATTGAATGTTTTTATTCGTGAAAGTCGTAGCAACAGAACCTGAAGCAATTAACTCTTTTTTTAGAATAACCACCTCATCAAAATAATGAGTGACTTTGTGGAGATCATGATGAACGATCACAATGGTTTTTCCAGCATCTTTTAATTGCTTAAGAATTGCCATAATGACTTTTTCACTAGTCATATCAATTCCGACAAATGGTTCATCTAACACGATGATATCTGCATCTTGGGCAAGTACGCGAGCGATAAAGACTCGTTGTAATTGTCCGCCAGATAGTTCACTGATTTGTCGTTTGGCGAAGGGATCTAATTGAACGGTTTTAAGTGCGTCTAGAGCTTTTTCTTTTTCCTGCTTTTTAGGTCGTTTCATTAGGCCTAATTCAGGATACGTGCCTAAAAGAACCACTTCCATTACATTAATGGGAAAAGAAAGATCTAACGCGTTACGTTGTTCCACATAAGCGATCCGTTTTTTTTGAGTATCAAGTGGATTATTTCCTATGAGAACGGTTCGAGTATCTGTTTTGATCAATCCAAGCATTCCTTTTAAAAAAGTAGATTTTCCTGCGCCATTTGGACCGATAATTCCAGTGATTTTTCCAGCAGGTAATTGTAATGAAATATCCAATAAGGCTTTTTGCCCTTGATAACTAACAGTTAAATGTTCGATTGTAAGATTATTATTATTTATAGACATAAAAAAACCTCCTTTTTAGGTTTACCTTAAAATAAGTATAAGTTAAACTTAGATTAAAATCAATCCATTTTTTAGGTTTGCCTAAAAAAACTCTAGAAAGCAAATCTATTGCTTCTAGAGGATGAGTATTATTTAATGTAGTGATTGGAATAATGACTTTGCTAAATCTTGATACGTTCTATTCTTAGGATATTGATTTGTAAATAAAATGACCGCATTTCTTGTATCTTTTGAAGTGAAGCTATTTGTTTCAAAGCCTTCTTCAACACCATGACCTTGAATATAGGTAGAAAAATTGTAAATACCGCCGATATAGTTATTTTCAGTGGCTGGTGTCCAGAGTCTTTCGAGCACCTGATGATCAATGATTTTTCCTGATAATAAATTTGCGTAAAATAAGTACAGATCACCAACTGTCATCCCCACACTTCCAGTTCCTACCTCTTGTTCAAAAAGAAGTGGATTATCGTTAATTTCAGAATCGAAATTTTTGCCTTCTGCTTTTTCATAGGCATATGTTCGGTTATTTGCGGTTAAAAAATCAGTATAAAATAATGTGTGAGACAGTTGCAAGTGTTGAGTAAATGTTTGATAAAATAACGTTTGGTAAGCAGTGTCTGTTAATTGCTCCAAAATACCAACT
The DNA window shown above is from Enterococcus sp. 4G2_DIV0659 and carries:
- a CDS encoding metal ABC transporter ATP-binding protein, producing MSINNNNLTIEHLTVSYQGQKALLDISLQLPAGKITGIIGPNGAGKSTFLKGMLGLIKTDTRTVLIGNNPLDTQKKRIAYVEQRNALDLSFPINVMEVVLLGTYPELGLMKRPKKQEKEKALDALKTVQLDPFAKRQISELSGGQLQRVFIARVLAQDADIIVLDEPFVGIDMTSEKVIMAILKQLKDAGKTIVIVHHDLHKVTHYFDEVVILKKELIASGSVATTFTNKNIQLAYGETMGDIIIKGVADA